One Bythopirellula goksoeyrii genomic window, GCAGAATCCCGTTCTTAGTGTTCATGATTTGCTCAACACTCATCTGCATTCCACTAGCTTACTACTATGCCTATACATCAGCGTTTCTCGGCCAATTGGGTTTCTCTGAGCCAGCATCGACGATGACGATAGGACAAATGAGTGAGATCTTCTTTATGTTGCTTATTCCGTTCTTTTTCCGCCGCATGGGAGTCAAGTGGATGATAGTCATGGGGATGGCAGCCTGGGCCCTGCGTTACCTCCTTTTCGCTTTGGGAGCGGCACATCAACAATCATCTCTTGTGCTTGTGGCAGTTATTCTGCACGGCATTTGCTATGACTTCTTCTTTGTAACCGGCTTTATGTACACCGACCGAGAAGCTCCTGCTGACATGCGAGGCCAGGCGCAGAGCATGCTTGTGTTTTTTACACAGGGAGTGGGCATGTTCTTCGGCTATTGGATTGCCGACACACAGTTTGGTAATACGGTTCGAAGTCATGATGCTCTCAACAAATCGCTCCATTCAGTCTCAGCGGCCACTTCTCAATCGTTTACAGAGTCGTTGAGTCAAGTATTCTTAGTAAGTCAGCCTGAAGGAGTCGATACGAAGCTGCTAGCGGAAACCATGGACCAATGGCAGGTTTTTTGGATGTTGCCTGCCGCGATGTCGGTGCTAATCCTAACACTCTTTACATTGCTATTTCGCGACCGAGAAATAAGAATCGAACTATCAGAGGTATCAGCATGATCCGTGTAGGAATCGTTGGCGTTGGTTTCATGGGGATGGTGCATTATCTGACGTACCTAAAACTATTGGGCATTGAGGTGGTTGCCATTTGTGACAGCAATCGAGATCGGTTGAATGGTGACTGGTCTGAAATTCAAGGAAACTTTGGCCCAGTAGGCCAGAAAATGGATCTGACAGGTATACTGACCTATGAATCTGCGGAGGAGCTAATTGCCGAGGCAAATGTTGACTTAATAGATATCACATTGCCACCAGCCATGCATGCTGAAATCGCTATCAAGGCACTTCAGGCAGGAAGGCACGTCTTTTGTGAAAAACCAATGGCTATGGACGTCGGCGACTGTGACCGAATGCTTCAAGCAGCTATCGATTCCGATCGCAAACTCCTCATTGGACACGTGTTGCCCTTTAACCCCGAGTATGCATGGGCACTTCAGGAAGTACATTCTGGCAAGTACGGAAAGATACTAAGTGGATCGTTCAAGCGGATTATCTCCGATCCTTCCTGGCTGACGGATTACTGGAAGGCTGATGTTGTAGGCGGTCCAATGCTCGATTTGCATGTCCATGACGCCCACTTCATTCGTTTACTATTTGGCATGCCTTCCAGAGTCACAACGCGCGGCTCGCAGCGCAACGGTTTAGCAGAACATTGGTCTTCTTTATTCGAGTTTTCTGACGGCACTGTTCACGTGCTTGCTACTAGTGGAGTCATCAATCAGCAGGGACGGCCTTTCCTGCATGGTTTTGAAATTCAGATGGAAAAGGCGACACTTGCCTTTGATTTTGCAGTTATTGATTCTGGCATAGGCGAGGAGCAAGGACGCTATCTTTGCAAGCCGATACTCCTCGATTCACGAGGACATGCAACTTACCCAAGCCTTGGTAATGGTGATCCTATGCATGCTTTTGCGGCTGAGCTAGAACACGTTTCGAAGGTGATCCCAGGTGAGCTCACAGCTGGCGTGCTGGCATGCGACCTTGCCCGCGATGCGATTCAAATCTGCCAAATGCAATCAGACAATCTTGCTTTCCCGTAAACGCTCGCCAAACATCATCGGCACTTCCATAGCAAGCTTTTTATAGTAGCACCAATATCACATATTGAACTGAATGCAGCAGCCAGAAATCTTATTTTATTGCGAGATGCAAGAAAGACCATGCAATCGATTGCATCTGGGGAATACAGACCCATGGCACGCCGACAGTACAGAGATGCTCGTGACATCTGCAATGAATTTCGATGGCCACTAACAATCTAACTCTGTTGAGAATGATGATTTGTATATGATAACAACCTATTCCAATAGAAAGAGGGGTATGTTAGACGCCTGCAGGCATGATGGGAATACGGTAATTTTAGAAAGCACAGATACATTGAGATCAGATAACCAAGTTCTCACTCTCCATCAGTTTTTGACCGTATTTCTACTGTCTTGCTGTTTTGCAATTTGTGACATGGCAAAACCGTTGGGTGCGACGAATGAAAATGGGCCTGCTATTACAGGACCTAAGCCAGGAGAAGTTTACAAAGAATACAAAGCAGTAACCGGTGCCTGGCCAAAATGGGCAGTTATTGATCCCTCTCTTGGACACAAGACCAAAGAACAATATCTATCAAAGACTAATAAGCCATCGTTTATTGAACTTGGGAATCTAGATCAAGCCATGCGAGCTGAAGTTCTGGTTGATCGCTGGGGCGGTCATGTTTGCACCTCGGATAAAATGATTCGGTTTAATGGACACAAATGGCTTTTGCTCCCTGAGTTGACGACAACCCCAAAAGATAATCACCCCGAATGTTACATGTCGCAGGACAATCCAATCATTGAGATTCCTTTGAGTCATTTGAAGGAAGGAACGAATTCCTTTTCCGGAAAATCAGGCGGGCAGGTGAGCCACAACTGGGGGTGGGGCCAATGGGGGCTCTACGGCATTGTTCTCAGGGTCTACTACCCCTCTTCATTTGTTACATCACCAGGGGAAATTGTCATTCCAGCGGCAGGTGATGTTGTTTTGGATAACCCTGAGATCGTGTTTGAAGCACCCGATAATTCCAAGATCGAAAAAGTTGATTTCCTTGCTAGGTACGATGGCTACGATGAAAATGGTGATGGCTATTTCCAAGACTGGCATCACTTTTATCATCGCATCTATCACAGTGAAGATGAGCTCCTTGCAGATATTCCCATCACCGGTCACTTGGGAAGCGCCACTTCCCCACCTTTTAGAATCACCTGGAATACACAGTGGGTACCAGATCAGGTGAAAGGAGGCATTTCGATCGTCGCTCGTGTGAAAGAAAAAAATGGATTCTCGTATGTTACTCAATTGGTAGAGAACCTCAGTCTGCAACGAATCGGTCGATCTGTGAAACTATACAAGCCTCGAAGTGTTCCTGAAGATTATCAGGTGCGCGCAAAACGAATTCGGAGTAGCGAAATCTATATTCCACAGAACGACAATCTTGAAACGGCCACTAAGGCATTGGTTCATTTCCGAACGTGGAACGGAGACGACAGCAATCATGAGGTTGATGGAGTGGAGTGGTTCAAATTCAACCGCTGGCAAGGCAAGATCGCTGGAGCCAATCACGATTATGCATATTCAATTAGAGAGATTCCTGTAGAGACAATTCAATTGGGTGAAAACAAGGTATCTGTCTATTCGGAAGCGGGCACGCTCTTTGATGAAGAATCTGGTGAACGACTCAACACGCACTCAATTGAAGTCCTTTGGCCCGGCCCAGCCCTTTCTGTCTCTTACGAGCACGAGACTGTCGGTGTTACAGAGCTTAGTGATCGAGCATCAGGCACCGTATGCGGACCCTAATATTCTTCAACATGCAAGCAGGTATGGAACTATGGACATGATCATCAAACACAAGACTGACTGCAAGACAACCTCTCTCACATTTAATCAATCGAAATGATCATTGCAACAGCTCGAAATAAGCAACTCTGATACCGACTACAGATAGAAGCCAGCTGGACATTTTGCAGCAATTGATTTTGCCGATCTGGAATGGGAGCAAGTAGCTTTTTTATCAATGAGGTGAAATCAAGACACGATGAGGAGCATTTATCTGAGGTCCTTGAGAATTATCGTCAGCTTTTTTAGATTCTAGAGAATCTCGGCCGGCAATTCGGTGGGGATGGTGGTGCAATATTGCCGCGACTTGGCGTTGGCCTGGATCTTTGACAGGCGTGCGTAGACAACGAGGAGACTGCTCAGGAAGTCGCAGCGAACGATCGTGCCAAGGAGAGTCTTGCTGAAGTTGTTAGCGGTTTTCTCTTTGATGTGTACTACTGAAAGTGGTTTGTCGGAAGTTTTTCAAGTCCGATTGACAACCCTGTCATAGCACTTTTATTGAACATACGGGTAGTTCGATAAGGCTGAAACGCAACACGATCAATACTTAGTCAATAGTTGTCGCATTGATTAGTTCAAAATCTTGTGGCCTTGCTTTGCCAATTAGCTAATACCCCCACCCCAAACTCAATCTGAACAAAGTTAAAATGCCGCTGGCCTACACCTCTAGAACCAGACTCCGAATCCAGTTTACGAAATTGAGTCACTCGTTTGTAGTATGCCTTTTTCCGATGCTTGTTTGCGTATTCGCCCCAGTCACGGTCCGTTCGGACACTGGACTTGATTTTCCATCCAATGGTGACGCGCCAAGAAATGCATTTGTTGCCTTCCAATGGTTGAATCCGAATGCCAATGGACTTCCTATGTGGGGACCGAGCAATAAAGGAGTTACTTACATTTGGAAATATCGTCCTCGCCAACAGAATGGCTACTACGCGACTATGTGGTATTCGCGCGCTGATGGGCACTTCAATGAAGGTATTCCTTTATATGATGCTTATTATGGTGCACATCCTTATCCCTATCCTCCACGTGGAGGAACCAACAATCCTAGCCACGTATGGGAATTGGCTGGGATGCAGGACGGTCGTGACACGCTTGGAACGGGCAGAAGTGACAATGATACAATGTCTAGGATGCTGGTAACCAACGTGTGGTATACGCAAGCAATTCGAATCAATTGTAACGAAAATGGGTCAAAGACCGCGAAATTCTATATAGCCCTTCCTTCTGTGGCTAAATCAGCTTACATCGAGTATCAATCGGCTGCTGACTACGGGAACAGTACACCACGAAATCCTGCAATCACGTTCGGTGATTCGCCATGGTACCGAGACTTTCAACATGAACGTATGTCCGGTGTGATTAGACATATCAAGATCATTGCGAAGTCATTGGCTGAGGTGGACATCTTGGCAGAGGCACAATCTGAGGCATTAGTTTCGGCTGATGGACAAGCCAATATCTGGTACATGAATATCAATCCGACACCTGATGACATCTCAGACAAAAGTGGGGCAGGACACGATCCGACATGGGCCAGTTCGTCGCGTCCCCGACTCTACACCGATTCAAGAAACACAGTCACGCCCAACCCACTCACAAAGTAGTATTGATATTGATTGATTCGAAGGGATGCATTTGAAGCTGAAAATGCTATGGCCTTCTTCTCCAAAAACTTAGCCACGCTGCTTATTTCAAATTCTCTTCCACATACGGATTGACCATTAAACATTTAAAATGCTATTTGGGATATCGCGATTTTGTTTGATTATCACAGCATATAATTGACTCATATGCATAAAACCTTATTCTCGAAATCCTGCATACGGAAAAAACTGGCAGCATTCCATGCATGGTGGCTTGGTTTTCGTAGGTAAACAGTAGCAGTATCCCTCTTTTCCTGAGGAGCATGCCATGGTTCACAGCAAAGCTTGGAATATTACATTGCGATCCATATCGAAAAGGAAATCGTATGTTACAAGGATTGGATTTACCCTCGTAGAGCTCTTGGTTGTGATTGCCATCATAGGTGTTTTGGTAGCTCTGTTGCTACCGGCGGTGCAAGCAGCTAGGGAGGCTGCTCGACGCTCGCAGTGTACAAACAATATGAAACAATTAGGCTTGGCATTGCAGAATTATCATTCTGCACTCGGTGAATTCCCTGAAATGTCTTCAGCCATGGATCCGATTTGGAAGCATGGACCAACGTGGACCGCATTGATCTTTCCATACTTTGAAGCAGGGAATGCGTACGTAAATCTAGACTTTAAAGATGACACCTTCTGGCTTGAAAGTGGAGGCGCACTCTCCCACAACATTCGTGCGCTCTCGAATTTTGTGCCCGGCATACTACATTGTCCCAGTAGTGCCCTGCCAAGATCTTATCCGCAAGAGACAGCTGAAGGCTCCGTGGAGTTTGCCGAGACTTGCTATGTAGGTATTAGTGGTGCTGCCTACGTTAGGGTGGATGAGAATGATCCGAGCTTGAATGTTTATCATCCGAAAACGGATCCAAGTCCTCAGGAGAATCATGGTCCAGTTTCCGCAGGAGGCATGCTCGGAATTCAACATAATGTAAAGATTTCTGAATGCACCGATGGTACGTCAAATACTATTATGGTTGGCGAAGAATCCGATTATACTCAAGCACTTACCGAAGCTGTCGTAAGCTATCAAGTTGTGGAAGGCCCCGGGCAGATAGACCTGAGATCTTCCAATCGGCACAGTGCCTTTACAGGAAACTCTCACCACTTTGAACCCAATGGCCCAAAATCGATGCGATTTAAAGGATTTAATGGATGCGCTAGCAAAAATTGTGCTCGTTGTTACAACATGACCACAGTTTTGTATCCGATCAACAGCAAGGTGTGGGATCCTCAAACTATGGGTTATTTAGGCTGCAATAAGCCTATACGGTCAGCACATCCCGGTGGTGCGATGGCACTATTTGCCGACGGGCATGTCAGTTTGTTGCAGGACGCTACCGATTTACAGACATTTAGCAATCTTGCAAACCGTGATGATGGAAATATCCTGAGCGGGCTATAAGGCATCTACTCTAGAATTCGCTACCATTCATGATATCTCTTGTAGGAAAAACGTATTGTTATTATTTAAGACAGCCTGGATAATTCCAGCATGCGCAGATGCAAAAGGAAACTAATCACTTCGACATCGATGGTTATAAATCAACTCAGCCTAAGATTCCTAACATGCATATCATTATTATTATGCTTTGGTGCTTTCGGTTGCAATGAGGGAAAGAATATTGGGTCAGTTTCGGGAGTCGTAACGTATCAAGGAACTCCTGTGGTTCATGGAAATATTACCTTCTTTCGTCCAGGCACTGGCGAGGTTTCAGTAGGGATTCTTGGAAATGGGGGAGCATACACACTTACTCAACCTAAAAGTGGTCTTTCGGTTGGTGCCTATAAAGTCATGGTAACTCCCTTAAGAGACTACAAACAAGTTGAAAGCCAAGAAGGGTCAGATATTGAAATTGTTCTTACGGGCGAGGAGAGGATTCCGGATAGGTATCGAAATAGAGAAACTACACCGCTGACTGCTAAGATTACGGGCGAAGAGGATATATTGAGTTTTGAATTAAGTCCTCCTTGACCTGAGTAAACGCATCGACAGCTCTTGACAACTCGTCTAGGGAATGTGCCGCTGATATCTGAGTTCTAATTCGTGCCATGCCGCGCGGGACCACAGGATATGAAAATCCAACTACATAAACACCTTTTTTCAACAAAGCATCAGCCATTGCTGAAGCAATGGAAGCATCTCCTAGCATGATAGGCACAATCGGATGTTCACCAGGAACTGTTTCGAGACCAATTTTTTCTATCGAACAACGAAAGAATCGTGTGTTTAATTCCAGTTGGTCTCTCAGCTGTGTCGATTCTGTTATTAATTCCAAAGCGCGCAGCGATGCTGCAACGACCGGCGGGGCAACTGAATTAGAGAATAAATATGGACGTGATCGTTGACGGAGGAAATCTATTATCTCTTTGCGCCCGCTCGTGTAGCCTCCACCTGCCCCTCCAAGAGCCTTGCCGAGTGTACCAGTAATAATGTCGACACGGTCTATCACGTTATGATATTCGTGTGTTCCCCTCCCTGTAGGGCCAATGAAGCCGACTGCGTGTGAATCATCAATCATGACCATTGCGTCATATTGTTCAGCTAATTGGCATATCTCAAATAGATTGGCAATGGTGCCATCCATTGAGAATACCCCATCTGTCGCGATCAGGCGATGCTTGGCTGATAACGCCAATTTAAGCTTTGCTTCAAGATCGCACATGTCGTTGTTTCTATAACGATATCGCTTTGCTTTGCTCAAACGAATGCCATCGATAATACTCGCATGATTCAATGCATCTGAGATTACCGCATCTTCATCAGAAAGTAGTGTTTCAAAAAGTCCTCCATTGGCGTCAAAACACGAACCGTAAAGAATTGTGTCTTCGGTACCTAGAAAGTGACTTAATCTTGCTTCAAGCTCCTTATGGATCTCCTGAGTACCACAAATAAATCGTACTGAAGAAAGGCCGTAACCCCAGCGATCAAGTGCTTCATGTGCTGCTCGAATGATTTCAGGGTGGCTAGCAAGGCCTAAGTAATTATTTGCACACAAATTAAGTGTTTGGGTGTTATCCGCGACAAGAATTTGGGAACTTTGCTTGGAAAGAAGCGCACGTTCTGACTTGTACAAGCCACCGTGCCGCAGCTCGCTAATATAAGTCCTTAATTTCTCTTGCATTGATCCGTACATGATAAAACCTGCCCTGCCAAGTCTTGCACTTGATGGATGAGCCACCTCATCAAAAGTATCTCATTTTGACCAATCGAGAACAATCTTACCTGATTCACCGGACTTCATCGCCTCGAAAGCCTTTTGATACTCTCTGTGATGAAAGCGGTGAGTTATGACTGAACTGATATCCAAACCGTTGTTTAGCATTACAGTCATTTTGTACCAGGTTTCATACATTTCTCTACCACAGATCCCCCGAATCGTGAGCATATTCAACACTATCGTACTCCAGTCGATCTCCGAATCAGCACCAGGAATACCAAGTATGGCGATACTTCCTCCGTGACACATATTCGAGATCATGCTTCGCAGTGCAGCTGTGCTGCCTGACATTTCGATTCCAACATCGAAACCTTCGACCATCCCCAATTCGGCTTGAATCTCCTTCAAGTCTCGCTCACGTGGGTCAATAACTAGAGTGGCTCCCATTATACTAGCCAATTGCCTTCTGTATGAGTTGGGATCGACCACCACAATGTGCCGCGCCGCGGCATGTCGAACGACGGCCGTGGCCATTACACCAATGGGACCTGCACCAGTAATCACCACATCTTCGCCTATTAGTGGAAATGCTAAAGCAGAATGAACAGCGTTCCCAAAAGGATCAAAAATAGCGGCAATATCCAGGTCGATCTTCGGGGCATGTCGCCATACATTGGTAGACGGTATCGAGATATACTCAGCAAAAGCACCCGATCGATTGATGCCTACGCTGCTTGTTTCGGAACATAAGTGCCTTCTGCCAGCAAGGCAATTGCGGCACTGCCCACACACGACATGACCTTCTCCGCTGACGATGTCACCGGATGTGAATCCCGACACATTTGAGCCAGTTTCTACAACTTCTCCCACGAATTCATGACCAACTATCAGCGGAGTAAGTACAGTTTTCTCGGCCCATTTGTCCCAGTTGTAAATATGAATGTCCGTACCGCAAATGCCCGTCCGATGTACTCGAATTAATACATCGTTTACGCCTACGGTCGGCTCGGGAACCTCCTCCAACCAGAGTCCTTCGCAGGGGAATTTTTTTATTAATGCTTGCATGGGCTCACTTGAGTGTATGGTTCGGTTGAAAACACATGTCCCCCAGTAGATCGGTAGCTGAAATCCAGATTCATCGATTGTTTGCTCTACGAAATGCTCAGCTTTGATTGAAAAACAAAAATTTAGTGATAGTGGAAGCTAGATCTCTGGCAGCAAGTTGAAAAGGAAATCAGAAATTAGAGTATCTAATCAACTAATCGAGCAATGCTGCAGAAGCTGAGCACCAGTTCCATTCTCCTCAGGGTAAAGACAGTGGCCCTTTTCAAGAATTACCCCGGTGGCGACGTCTTCGCGCAATAGTTCGGCGCCATCCATGTCTACATAATCTAACATTGGTAAAAGTTGAGCTATTGCCGAAATCCCTACGCTCGATTCTACCATGCAGCCAATCATCGTTTTCATGCAAAGTTCTCGAGCAGCCTTGATCATGCGACGTGCTGGTGTAATTCCTCCACACTTGCAAAGTTTAATATTGACACCATGAAAATACTTGTGGCACCGTTCAATATCATCTTCGGAAACACAACTTTCGTCGGCGATTATAGGCAGCATGGCATTCTCGAAGACATACTTCGCTCCATCCCAATCTTCTGGGTCAAGAGGTTGTTCGATGAACTCAACTCCAAGTGTTCTCAATATACGAGAATTATGAACGGTTTGCTCGGCGTTCCATCCGCAGTTCGCATCAACTCGAAATAAAGACTTCGTATGCTCCCGAAGTTCCCTGACAATCTCTATGTCGTTTTCTGTTCCAAGTTTGATTTTGTAAATTGGCCAATCAGGTACTTCCACAATTCTCTCTACCATTTGTGAGATCTCATCGATGCCTATGGTAAAAGAGGAAGGGACGTTATCCGCATTGTCCAACCCCCAAAGCTGGTACACGGGTAACCCCTTCTGCTTTCCCCACAGATCATACGCTGCTTGGTCTAACGCACTTAGGGCAAATAAGTTATCTGGCATTAGTTCGGAAGCTTGCTGCCAGATTATTTCTGGCTCAATTTGTCGAACTGGTTCCAAAAGAGTGCGGATTGACTCCAGAGAGTTCGTTAAGTTTTCAATTGTTATTTCATAGAACGGATCGGTCGGCGCCTCACCAAATCCGTTATGCCGGCCATCATTGAGTTCAATGACCAGTGTAGCCTGCTCGCTTTGAGAGTCTCGGGAAATCCTAAATACGTGCTTAAGTTGCAAGTTGAACGGATAGAGGGAAAGCTTCATGGTTCCAAATTACCTCAACTCCATGTGTAGCTTCTGGACAGCTTTAACCAAGTCATGAGGCCCATCGCGAAGAACATCACAGACAGGCAAACCTAATTCCAGGTGCACTTTCTTCCGTTCTGCATTGGCTTCACGCTCAGACAGCAGCCGAGAGTTCATCGCAACACCAATAATCTTTGAAGGAAACATAATCGAAGCGGTGTTTTCATAGATTGTCCGCAACTCTTGAAGCGATTTCAAATTCACATGTGGCATATCGCGAACCCAAGAACGCCCAACTTCGTAGCACAGTATCATGCCATGAGGAATGCAGCCATGAAGTAGTCCAAGAGTGACAGCTGAGTATCGAGGGTGCGCAAGACTTCCTTGCCCTTCTATAACCAAAATCTCATGGTGCTGTTGTGCAAGGATTTGCTTTTCAATAGCACCGCTAATAAAATCTCCTACGACACAGTCGATGGGGCAGCCATCCCCTTCGATCATTATGCCTGTTTGGCCTGTGGCGATAAACTTGGCATCGTAGCCTTGATCTTGTAGTGCTCGAGCAACTTCGATCGAAGCCACCATTTTGCCGACCGAGCAGTCTTGGCCTACGGTATGAATACGTAAGCATTCGACTCGAATGTCTTTTTGGTTACAGACATCATGTTCATCATTCTTGCGAATGTCGATCAAATTCACTCCAAATCTTGAAGCATCGATGACAAAATCGTCATCGTCGACCAAGAAGTCATGGAGGCCTGAGATCACGTCCATTCCTAAAGCGATTGCCCCGCGGATTACAGATCGCCAGCTCATAGGTATCTTGCCGCCGGGAGGAGCGATGCCGATCATCAGCGTATTTGCAGTAGGGGCATCAGACAAATTGGCTACGAATGGAATGTTTCCGCCTACTCCCAATATTTCTTCAGCAGTCTTCCCGACCTGAAGGGAATCAATAATTGCAACGGTGGGGTGTTGACCGTAACGTAATACGGAGGTCGCAGTTTTGGCATTAATCGGATCCGAATACCCTTCTGTCAAAATGACCAGGCGGGGCTCACTCGATCTCAGCATTGGAAGGGACGCATTCTTCTTTGGCATAAGAGGTATGAAACTCAGAGATAGACTATGCGACTTGCGCGATACAAAGCGGTATCGTAAGTATACTTTTGCTGGAACTGTGGTGGATGACCAACTTTTTGCCAGACTCAATATCGCCACTTACAGTTTGATTATTTCCGATGCCCGCTCTAGCATCAACTGTTCCGCGAAAACCATTAGACAATCTTAATGTCATAGAATGTCAATACTTTGTACGATTCATTGAAAGACAACGAGGTATTGTCAAAAGTCGTGTTCTTGAAAGGTAGATAAAAAGCGGCGTATCCTGTTGAGGTAAATCACCACTTCAACGGCCCGACGTGGGCACAAGGACACGCCATGAGCAAGCCTACGACAAAGCAACCGAACATTCCAGCCACCGAGACGATTGATCCTGAAGTACTCGCCTTCCGACAAGTCTTCGACAGTCGTAGCCTACTGGATGAGATCATCCATGAAGGAGCTCGCAGAATGCTGCAAGCAGCCATTGATGCTGAAGTCGATGCTTTCATCGAAACGCACCAGGATCGGTGCGATTTGGAGGGTCGACGTCTGGTGGTCAAGAATGGCAGCCTGCCCGCGAGGGAGGTCCTCACCGGTGCAGGAGCCATCCAAGTAAAACAAGGACGCGTTCGCGACAATTCGTCTGATCCCAAGGGGCGAGTTGTTTTCTCCCCGAGCGTGTTGCCGGCTTACCTTCGCAGGACCGAATCGATCGAGGAACTGATTCCCTGGCTCTACCTCAAAGGCATTTCGACGAATGACTTTGGAGAGGCCCTGCATGCCCTGGTGGGCGAGCAGGCCAAGGGGCTCAGTGCCAACGTGGTCGTCCGACTCAAAGAGCAATGGGCCGAGGAATACGACCAGTGGAATCAACGTGATCTTTCCGAGAAAGAGTACGTTTACGTCTGGGCGGACGGCATCCACGTGAAAGTCCGTTTGGAAGACGATGCCAACAAGAAGCAGTGCATTCTGGTACTTATGGGAGCGACTGCTGATGGCACGAAGGAATTGATTGCCGTGCTCGATGGCTATCGCGAGAGCGAGCAGAGTTGGAGTGAGTTGCTCTTGGACTTGAAGCAACGTGGGCTTGCTATTGCTCCGAAGATCGCCGTGGGTGACGGTGCACTGGGCTTCTGGGCAGCGTTACGAAAAGTCTTTCCTGAGACGCGAGAGCAACGCTGTTGGGTCCACAAGACGGCCAATGTGCTTAACAAGATGCCCAAGAGCGTGCAGCCAAAGGCCAAGGGCGATCTCCACGAAATCTGGCAGGCGGAAACGAAAGCGAATGCCGAAACCGCCTTCAAACACTTCCTGGAAAAATACGACGCTAAGTATCCGCAGGCGTGTGCATGCCTGAGGAAGGATCGCAGCGAGCTGCTCACCTTCTATGACTTCCCCGCTGAACACTGGGGCCACTTGCGCACAACCAATCCTATCGAGTCTACATTCGCGACGATTCGCCTGCGGCATCGCAAAACCAAAGGCAATGGCACACGCCGCGCAAGCTTGGCGATGATGTTCAAGTTGGCCCAATCGGCCGAGAAGAAATGGAGACGACTACGCAGCTACGAGAAGATCACACTCGTCATCGAAGGACGGTCCTTCAAAGACGGAATCATGCAGGAATCTGCCGCTTAGAAAATTCCTCAAAACACAACAATTGACAGTTGCTCAAGACAACTTATTCAGGAGGGAGCTGTTCATTACGTCCTCCTGTCGTGGACGTGAGAATAGATACCGTTCGACCCACAGTCTCACTTCAGAACTGCAGCTAAGTTATTCAACCTCTGCTCTAATAACGAGTGGTACCACTATGGGGGCAGGCCAGTGGGCCACATCCAAGTCAAGAAATTAGTATCATTTTAGAAGCTACTCCCCGACATTTACATTGATAGGCCCAATGTATCCGGTTGAAAGAGCGACATCGTCGTACCACATCTGATTCTTTTTGTGACTGTGATGGACATAAAGCACCAGGTCAAATCGTTTAAGCAAGACTTCAGCTGAGCTACGCCACCGAACACCTTGGAAGTGAACGTACAGTTCTCCATCAATCCATGCCGCAATTTCACCGTCCGCCTTGCCAATCGTATTAGCCTGAAGCATGTGTTCAAGACAATACCATCTATCTCGTTCAAGCTGGACGACACGATCTACCGAAGGGAGG contains:
- the tdh gene encoding L-threonine 3-dehydrogenase, which gives rise to MQALIKKFPCEGLWLEEVPEPTVGVNDVLIRVHRTGICGTDIHIYNWDKWAEKTVLTPLIVGHEFVGEVVETGSNVSGFTSGDIVSGEGHVVCGQCRNCLAGRRHLCSETSSVGINRSGAFAEYISIPSTNVWRHAPKIDLDIAAIFDPFGNAVHSALAFPLIGEDVVITGAGPIGVMATAVVRHAAARHIVVVDPNSYRRQLASIMGATLVIDPRERDLKEIQAELGMVEGFDVGIEMSGSTAALRSMISNMCHGGSIAILGIPGADSEIDWSTIVLNMLTIRGICGREMYETWYKMTVMLNNGLDISSVITHRFHHREYQKAFEAMKSGESGKIVLDWSK
- a CDS encoding Gfo/Idh/MocA family protein, with product MIRVGIVGVGFMGMVHYLTYLKLLGIEVVAICDSNRDRLNGDWSEIQGNFGPVGQKMDLTGILTYESAEELIAEANVDLIDITLPPAMHAEIAIKALQAGRHVFCEKPMAMDVGDCDRMLQAAIDSDRKLLIGHVLPFNPEYAWALQEVHSGKYGKILSGSFKRIISDPSWLTDYWKADVVGGPMLDLHVHDAHFIRLLFGMPSRVTTRGSQRNGLAEHWSSLFEFSDGTVHVLATSGVINQQGRPFLHGFEIQMEKATLAFDFAVIDSGIGEEQGRYLCKPILLDSRGHATYPSLGNGDPMHAFAAELEHVSKVIPGELTAGVLACDLARDAIQICQMQSDNLAFP
- a CDS encoding glycine C-acetyltransferase; this encodes MQEKLRTYISELRHGGLYKSERALLSKQSSQILVADNTQTLNLCANNYLGLASHPEIIRAAHEALDRWGYGLSSVRFICGTQEIHKELEARLSHFLGTEDTILYGSCFDANGGLFETLLSDEDAVISDALNHASIIDGIRLSKAKRYRYRNNDMCDLEAKLKLALSAKHRLIATDGVFSMDGTIANLFEICQLAEQYDAMVMIDDSHAVGFIGPTGRGTHEYHNVIDRVDIITGTLGKALGGAGGGYTSGRKEIIDFLRQRSRPYLFSNSVAPPVVAASLRALELITESTQLRDQLELNTRFFRCSIEKIGLETVPGEHPIVPIMLGDASIASAMADALLKKGVYVVGFSYPVVPRGMARIRTQISAAHSLDELSRAVDAFTQVKEDLIQNSIYPLRP
- a CDS encoding MFS transporter, which translates into the protein MTTRLSIMMFLQFFTWSSWFATLGLCLGKNGLSDAIGGAYQSAPVAAIVAPLFLGLIADRFFSSQIVMAVLLLLGGGILISIPGFAKSGSSETIEWLCLGHMLRFMPTLGLSNTIVFSNIPDQNNFPRIRVWGTIGWIVAGLIVGFLGWSAKFDIFQLAGGCSLLLGLYSFTLPHTPPPGRGKPIDLSALLMLDALALLRRIPFLVFMICSTLICIPLAYYYAYTSAFLGQLGFSEPASTMTIGQMSEIFFMLLIPFFFRRMGVKWMIVMGMAAWALRYLLFALGAAHQQSSLVLVAVILHGICYDFFFVTGFMYTDREAPADMRGQAQSMLVFFTQGVGMFFGYWIADTQFGNTVRSHDALNKSLHSVSAATSQSFTESLSQVFLVSQPEGVDTKLLAETMDQWQVFWMLPAAMSVLILTLFTLLFRDREIRIELSEVSA
- a CDS encoding DUF1559 domain-containing protein, encoding MVHSKAWNITLRSISKRKSYVTRIGFTLVELLVVIAIIGVLVALLLPAVQAAREAARRSQCTNNMKQLGLALQNYHSALGEFPEMSSAMDPIWKHGPTWTALIFPYFEAGNAYVNLDFKDDTFWLESGGALSHNIRALSNFVPGILHCPSSALPRSYPQETAEGSVEFAETCYVGISGAAYVRVDENDPSLNVYHPKTDPSPQENHGPVSAGGMLGIQHNVKISECTDGTSNTIMVGEESDYTQALTEAVVSYQVVEGPGQIDLRSSNRHSAFTGNSHHFEPNGPKSMRFKGFNGCASKNCARCYNMTTVLYPINSKVWDPQTMGYLGCNKPIRSAHPGGAMALFADGHVSLLQDATDLQTFSNLANRDDGNILSGL